CAAATCtattgttcatttatgtaatCATGTTGGTTATTTACGAAATAAATGTAATAGCCATCCTAAAATGCTGTATTGGTTTAAAATGGTTACACATCCTGGCAAAGCTGGTGTTCAGCTGGTTTAGCTGGTGTCCCAGTCTGACCAGCTGAAAAGTGCACAGATCAAGCCAACACACCAGCCTGACCTACTAAAACCAACACACCATCTTAGGCTGGATTTTTTTCCACAGTAGGGTGATTATGAGAGACAGTTTAATttgcatataataaaaaatgctttgaatttgaatttttgattttatttatttattgagtttCTGTTTGATGCGAAACAGCTGTtgagtgagtgaatgtgtgTCTGGCTAATACTGGTGTGCTGTTACATCACATCTGCTTGTCTAAAAAAGCATTCAGTCATTTAAGATATGGTCACTCGTCCAAGTATCTTAACCAGCTTatcaactttaaaataaataaataaataaacagacacTCCTCTGCCTCTTATATTTTAATTGAACAATTTCAGGCAAAATTGACcaattgttttgaatgtttcttCTCCACCAAAGAAAATAGTTCAATCAAGCTTTGGCATCACCAAGCAGCTCGCAGTCTAAAAAAACGGGCTGGAAAAGTGTATATGTGTGGACCTCCCCCACTCAACACTTTCTGCAGTCACTCTTGGCTAACTCCACTCCAGGTTTTCCATTTCCTCACTGTGTTTTCCCCATTCTGAATGACTGTGGAGTGAGGTAAAACACTGATGCTCTGACTTTCAAAAAACAATCCTCGCTCCAGGCAAGCTCTGCTTACACTCAGCACCGTTCACATACTCAGGTCCGGAATGCCGTGAACACAGACGAGCTTGTATACAAATGTTACAACTTCCCATTGCTGTCACTGTAAACTGTAAATATTAGCTCTTTCAGAAAATTGCTTAACCATTTAATTTACTTAACCAATGTTCCGATCAACCATCTTAGTGTTGTATCATTCATAAAAATTCACCTCAATTTTTATGTTCTCACAGGGTACGGGAGAGCAGGAACAAAATACCTCACTGGGAACATGGGCCAATCTGGGACTTCATCCTGTTTTTCTCTCGCTCTAAAACTCAGCATCTTCCTCTTAGTTTTCTCTTTTGAGCTCACGCCAGCCACTGCGGGCAGCTCCAAATCAAGCTTAGATGTAGATACTTCTCCTAACGAAAACTCTTCACACGAGACATGTGGTGGTAGTTTTGAGTGCAAAGAGGGAGTGATCCTGCCAATTTGGACGCCGGAGAACCCCTCCTTTGGGGATAAGCTGGCCAGAGCCACTGTGTACTTTGTCGGTTTGTTCTACATGTTCCTGGGGGTATCCATCGTTGCAGACCGCTTTATGGCTTCCATTGAGGTCATCACATCCCAGGAGAAAGAGATCACCATCAAGAAGCCTAATGGGGAAACCACAACCACTACTGTTCGTATTTGGAATGAAACTGTCTCGAATCTTACACTCATGGCTCTGGGTTCCTCAGCCCCTGAGATTCTGCTCTCCGTGGTTGAAGTATGTGGGCACAACTTTAACGCAGGCGAGCTGGGCCCAAACACCATTGTTGGAAGCGCAGCTTTTAATATGTTTGTCATCATCggtctctgtgtctctgtgaTACCAGAAGGAGAGCATCGGAAGGTCAAGCACCTTCGGGTGTTCTTTGTCACTGCCACTTGGAGTATATTTGCATATACGTGGCTTTATCTGATCTTGGCAGTGATTTCCCCAGGTATCGTGGAAGTCTGGGAGGGACTCCTTACTCTCTTCTTCTTTCCGATTTGTGTCATATTTGCTTGGGTTGCAGACCGCAGACTTTTATTCTACAAGTACGTGTACAAACGTTACAGAGTCGGAAAACAAAGGGGAATTATCATTGAGACTGAAGGTGAGCCGGAGCACCagtcaaaggcagatatcgaaATGGACGGCGGGATGCTTAACTCTCACGGCGAGGAATTCTTTGATGGCATGGTGGATACTGAAGATAAAGACACAGACGAGGATGAGGGAAGAAGAGAAATGGCCAGGATTTTGAAGgaaatgaaacagaaacatcCAGAGAAAGAGATGGAGCAGCTGGTTGAGCTCGCCAACTACCACGTCCTCAGCCAGCAACAGAAGAGTCGTGCGTTCTATCGCTGCCAGGCCACTAGACTTATGACTGGTGCGGGTAACATTCTAAAAAAGCATGCTGCAGACCAAGCCAGAAAAGCACTTGGCAACCATGAACTTCGATCAGAAGTCTCCGATAATGATATTTCCTCCAAGATCTTCTTTGACCCTGGCACATATCAGTGTCTTGAGAACTGTGGGACTGTGGCTTTGAATGTGGTACGACGCGGCGGTGACTTAACTACTACTGTGTCGGTGGAGTACCGCACTGAGGACGGTACTGCCAACGCAGGATCTGATTACCAGTTCACCGAGGGTGTTATAGTCTTCAAACCAGGTGAGACCGAAAAGGAGATAAGAGTGGACATCATCGACGATGACATTTTTGAAGAAGACGAGCACTTCCTGGTTCATCTTAGCAACGTCAAGGTCATTTCTGAAGGAACTGACAATGGGAATGCAGGGGCCAATCATGTGGACACATTAGCTAGCCTTGGCCTTCCTTCAACAGCTATTGTGACTATCTTTGATGATGACCATGCTGGCATCTTCACATTTGAGGAACCAGTGGTTCATATCAGTGAAAGCATTGGCATGATGGAGGTGAAGGTGGCACGTACCTCTGGAGCCCGTGGAGTAGTGGTAATCCCTTATAAAACCATTGAAGGCACAGCAAAAGGTGGTGGAGAGGACTTTGAAGACACCCATGGAGTCTTGGAGTTCCAGAATGATGAGATTtcgtaagtgtatttttatttttttattttagctattcAGTCAGAATCGGTTGCATTGTGGTGCAAAAATGACAAACTGAATAAACTATGGCagattttgaattcacaattcAAAGGGAAATCAGCATTATCTTGTATAGTAGAAAACCCTAATTCAGCAATAAGGATGGCCCGCTTGCACGGTTCTGATGTGAGAGTTTTGGGCTGGTTACTTGTCATATTAGAGCAGTGTTATAgcttacatttttaatggtgTAAATGCCTTTTATGGCATTTTGTAAACAGTTTGTTTTCTATGTATAGTTGTAAATTCTGCTTGTCAGATTTTTAAACCTCACCTATGCTGATGATAATTTTTTCTCTGTATATTTATAACTCTAGAATTTACAGATGATATTACAAATTTCCTTTGTAAAGAAAACTTAACATTTGATTggcaaatgttaaaatataaataacaatatattcttaataattgtaaataaatctTAAAGAATTTGAAAAGaatacattaaatgtattacagaattcggtcacactttatattaggtggccttaactactatgtacttacatcaaaaaataagtacaatgtacttattgtggtcatattgtattgcaacacacttttgctgctattgaggtgggatacgggtaaagTTAGGGACAgatttggtggtatgggtaggtttaagggcgGGTTatggtgtaagggatgggtcaacagtgtaattatgaatgtaattacagaaattaattacagatgtaactacatataggtattttaaaaaatataagtacaatgtaagaagatgtatgtacacaataagtgcattgtatcaaattattaatttaaatgtaagtacattgtatttaaggccacctaatataaagtgggacccagaattctaatgtaaatgttacatttaaatgtatacaaataaattatatatacatgtaatgtGATATATAATGTGTCAAAAATGTGGGCGATACAAGTAGAAATCTGAACCACTGGCCTGACCAGGCATGCAGAAAAAAATCCTTACTGTTGAGCTCTACTAACTGTGTAATCAAAAATGATACATTCATCAAAGTCTCCAAGTCAGCCAGTTGATTTTATCTCTTAAATCTTTGTCTTTATTTCCCATACAATGTGTTTTACCCCATTGATGTCTGTTTgctgtaagtttttttttctgactcaTTTTCCTTTGCAGCTTTCCTGTTTGTTTTCACTCTTTCATTTCCCCACTAGCTTTGCTCACTATTATGTTTCCATTTTGCGCAGTTTATTTCAGAATCTGGTACTTCTAGATTTCCCAGTTCTCCTTAAATCATGGCTTTTATCAGACATTTTTGTACCCATGTGAAAAAGTGTGAATTATGGAAGTGAAGTGATATGGTCAGTTTTACTTTATGTCATTATATCATCAATACGTCATTGCAGTAGCATGCATTTTCACCTCATATTTAAAGTGGCATGCAAAACTACTTAGCATGGatcaaaagagagaaagagataccTTTATTGCTCGAGGTGATTAAGTTCCTCAAATAACAGACCTTTGACACACAATAAAGGCTTTGATAAATGTGGTCCTTGAATCTGAACTGAATGAAAAAGCATCTGGTTTGGAGTGAATGAGTTAAGTAGAAGCTTTCCACAAGTCAGATCTGCTTAATCTGTGTAAAGTCATGTCTCGGACTTCCAGAACTGCTCATTTGGATGACTAATTACATTTCCATAACCGTTGCAATGCTCGGCTTGAGCTTGAGCTCCAGCGCTAGGACTTCTGGCAGGGAACAGGCTCTCCTCACCCATCTCCTCTTCTGGCACTCCGCCTCAGATCATTTATTGGTATGATCACATACTTGACAAGGTGGCCTGAACCCCAGATATTTTCCATGACAGGGAGGATATAATGATAACAGATTTACACAGTCGAAGATAAACAGCTCTGAATTTGTCCCAAGATCTTGAAATGGAAAAGCTCCCTTGCTTGTGCTTATTTTAAGCTGATTAATGGGAGGACATGCACAAATGTAAACAGAGGTAAACGCATTGCTTTGAAGTAAGCAACCTACACCATGCTGATCTGGCTATGCCTACAGATTAAGCTCCATATATGGACAGGTCTTGAATCTGGACCCTGGATCCTATTTGGAGACAACTGTTGGTGGTGCATGTTTTATATGGTGCTACTTCAAATCAGTGTCCTTTACTCATTATTTAGATTGAATCAACCATTTGGATTCCTTGGTAAAAGGAAGGTCTGGTAAGAAAACAGGTTTGGATTTGGTGGTTCAGATAGATGAAAAACGGCATTCCATATTGAAAACATAGAGATCGAATTTTAGATTAGACACTTAAGGATATCAATAAAAAAGCTAGATGTATCTTGTGAGGACACTTAGAAATCACAAAGGTGGTggttaatttaaaacagtttctTTTTCTGTCTCTTGTCAATTCTCACGTTCTTTTTGATTATTATATGAGTAAATCTACAACTGGACTCTGATCAAATGGACAAAAACTGGTCCTAAAATACTCAATTTATACACTATAAGCTCTAAACACTAGTTTGAACTTGGATCCCTGTTATTATCATtgtattatcattatcattggTATTATCATTGAGTGTTTCATCCTTATGGGGGGCTGTCAAAGACACGAGCAAACCGCCTGTACCCTCTTAGGGATTTGTCATGCTGAGTAATGAATATGTTTTTAATGAGCAAgtaagtttaaatgtttttaatgagcAAGTTTTAAATCTCAATCTTGCTGCAGTCCTCATTTATTTGCACAGTGAGGATTCTTGGACATTTTCCTCAATACACAGAATAACAAGCAAGTATGAGTGTGTTACCGATGATCCTAAAGAGAAAGAATGAAATTTAGACATGGGAAAGGTGGGGGGGGGGCAGACAGACAAAGAACACAGAAATAGTATGTTAGGCATGTTTATATTGGCTTAAGTAAGACTGGACCTCACACAAACACTGTACATGGAGGGGACAAAGTCTCAAGAGGGGTGGGAATTTCCATCAGTAGTAGCTGGAAAATTCCATATAGTAGGGATTACACAATTAATTCAGCAATGCCAAATAACATTTTGCTTTATTCACAGGAAAAGCCTATTTTCATGTCTAGTTTTCTGATTGGTTAAAAAAGTCTTTAATTggtctattttatttcatttcatgtcACAAAGATGGGTATGATATCTCAGGACTATTTCTACACtatttctacactgtaaaaaaaaaagttgagccaacttaaaattttaaggcaacaaacttcagcagatttttgagttttctcaacttgttgttttaagtttatacaacaacaatttgagaatctcccacaaaaacaagttgagcaaactcaaaaatctgctgaagctggtaaaaaatgttttttttaagttcgctcaactttttttgtttttacagtgtatgataTCTGTCAGGTAGTAGGAATATTTCAAGTTTGGCCTTTCATAAAAATGCTTACAGCACCTTTAGTCTAATTAATCTAACAGTCAAAAGCTTAGTTAGGGTCTTCAGTAAGACACTGCGACGTGACCTTTGTTATAAGGACACACTATGTCCACGTGCCAGAATTCGTGCCTCTGCCCATGGCTGATTAGATGACTCGTTCAGTGGTCATGTGACACTAACAGTGAACCTTGGGCAGTGCATCTCTACATGAGCACTCTGAAACAAAGATGAGTTAAGGACGAAGGgagttctttttcttttgttcaattaacttaataaaagtGACGTGACGTGGTAAACGATATTCGGAATGTTGTCCCAATGAGAATAGATTAGATAAACACTCAGTTTACAAATTCAAATTGATTGCATGTCATGTGCAATTGCGTTGCATTAGCTCATTTTAGTTCACTAAATTAACAAGCGGCAAAAATCGTTTTTTGAGACTTGGTTTCTCTCTTTTCATTGGTCAAGAACTATGTCCTGATTCTGCAGGAGAAGGAAAGATGCTCCCGGGTTTATCGTTATGTTTTTGGAGCGTGTTTTTTCCCCCTAGTTGAGGAGGAGAGGGCCTTCTGTCGCCACAGTGCTCTGCCAGCTCAGAGCTGCCCAGACAAACATGCTGTCAGTTGATTTCATGTGACTCGCTGCACAAGGCAAAGATAGAGTCAGCAGCAGTGCACCATTAAATCACTGCTCCCATCTCTGCTGGGAATATTAATCATATTAGGTAGCCCCTCTTGGCCAGTTATTATCTTACGATCATCTATGACTAATTTCCAGAGGTTTATGTGCCTTCTGAATGCTAGTAGCTTTgtgttgtatgtgtgttttcCAAATTTTTATTAAGGGATCAGCCTTTTTCTGAAACCACTTGATGATAGTTTTACAATGAAGTCTGTTAAGTATGTGGCTCTTGGCGAAGTACAGAGGTCGGTTATGTAGCTTTACATAACATGATTATGCAtggcattaatgcattaattgttAAAGACACCATATTGGCACGAATGTTCTTCCTCTTAAGGCAGGTCatgaaaattttattaaatatggaaaatgtgctttttttggTTCGGTGACATGAATCAGCAGTTGGCTCACAGAGAGCCAGTCACCGTCAGAATAACCCTCGGTGTCCCTCGAAGGCGAGTTTGTTCTTAAAGAATCTTGGTGAATCTCTTAGCATTACTTCTGCCTGCTTAATTTAGTTTATTCATTCATGATGAAAACTGAATACACTGAGTGATGGAAATTGTTTAGAGGAAAGTACTGAACGTACTATGTGTCTGTTTACAAAGCATCACTGAAGCactctaaattattatttttttttaaccactttGCATTCATTTAGTATTTGACAGGggttttttttgctaaaaatgtatctaaaataTCTAGCAGGACTGGGTGATATACATacaatttgatatttttacaaattttgaCAATAATCTCAATATGTTTGCATTTGCTCTAGAATAAGGTGAATTTCTtttgactgaaataaataaatgaaaaaatgaaacataACACACAGTTACAAAAATGTAGACCTAGTGACCACTTActtctttttattaaattaacgCATTggaaatgtaatgcaaaatgaGTGCAAAAAAGTGCAATCTGATTTAGCTTTTAATTTGATCTAATatagcatatttttttatttatttgttttccacAACATTTAGAATTTAACATAGAATTTACTACAAAAATATACACTTAAGCATATAAACCTCGGAATTGATAGTAGACGTATAGCAGCCAGGCCACAGTATATCACTTTATCACAATTCCCTTTCACGTGTAAGATAACAGATATGGTGCTTAAAATTAGAGCTGTGGAAAATCTCTGCAGAATTTCTCACTCAGAAATGGAAGAGAATGTAAACAGTTATCGGCCTGCATTCATTCAGCTATGTTGTGGTCAGCATAGAAAAAGTTTTGGGACTGAAAACGATTTTCCTGACAGGTTATGGTTCAATTATTTTAAGTCAGTCCATCTTTCAACAAGAAAAATGAATGCAAGAAGTTCCACACATACTTTTAACCtactctccctctctctctctctctttcttccgTCTCTCTGTCCTCTTACTGTAATGTTCTCCTCTTTTTGCCCCATGCTTATTTTGAACACTTGCATAAACTCCATGATGTATTTTCCATGACCTCAGTCTAATGGCAACACAAGGGCAGGCAGGAAGATGGGAAATATCCTCCTACAAACCATGGAAAAATGGATCGCAATGACAGACAGAGATGTTTTCTTGCATGTTTTACTGTAGAGAGGAGAACCTGTCTAAAATTAAACACACGTGGAAGGAGTAACCTTTATTGCATTGCAAGCAGAGGCCGGTTTCTGCTCTCTGGCTCTGAGATACATCCTAGAAGCTTCACACAGCAAATCAAGCGGCACCCacacagtgttggggagtaacttaCTAAAAGTAGCGATGCTAATGTAGCGAACTATGTTTTCATTAGCTTTGCCAGTAACAAGCTCCTTTTTCCAGTGAGTGTTGTAGTTTTATGAAATGCTACATTGTTGGTTTTTATGTCACATTGTATTGCTTTACAGCTTTACAGCCCAGTGAACTGTGGCAAATGCACTCCTGTCCTCCCTTGTTCCTTTTAGTGATTAATTTTtccttcattcattcaattttagcttatttcagatattttttcactgatttctttgtttctgttctttttatttagcacaaacGTAGTTCATTCGCTTAAATGAATTGTAAAATTCACCGATTCATTTAAGTCCCTGCTCAACTTTGtcattatcattaaaatatcagaatattttttattgctgcAGTTCCTCACTGCTTTCTGCTTATTTTTCGAGTTtcaaatataacaatgaaaagaaaaaaaaaaagaacaaaatataaaaaagaaaaatatattttcagtatatacatatatatacatttactaTATATGGGTTGTTGACGTGACGTGGCATTTTCACTGTCCCACAAGaaaaaaatttgtataattaatATTGTCGTTATTTCAAATGCAGTAAAtcgttaaatatttatttgtccaacATGGACCTGTTGTTATAAAAGCTGTGtcgaatttttttatttttgagccAAATCTCAAAATTGTCCTATAGTGTGACTGTCCCTAGCATGGTTCAATAAATTAcaacttttataaattaaaaaaagaaaagcataaaaattttaataaatacctCCGGCATAATTGTACAAGTGTCTATTTTAGTAAATAGCAATACTTTTTTCATCCATATATTTCTGAAAGCGTAGGAACATTTTGTCTCTGAAAACCatgtcctctggtgtgacaccacatcatgattttaaatcagcCAATTCCAGAGAAAACTTTAATTAGTTGAAGGACCCCATTCATGGTCATGTTACTGAAGCTCCCTGTGAAGCCCATGACTTGTGCACATGGTCAACTTTTTTGGAACCACTACAAAAGTGTTACGTTTTGTTGTCCTTTGGTGTGACAcccctaaattatattttgtaattaaaaactGTATGTTAAACTACATAATCATGGAAAATTATGCATATGTGTCTTGCTTACAGCTAATGACAGGTTAGCTCGGAATAGCAAGGTCATTAATTGACAGAAAAAGGCTGAAACATCCTTTGGTGTGACAGATATTGTCCTCCGGTGTGAAGACTGTACTGTCACACCACAGGACAAAgatgtcacaccagaggacaaggtctctttaaaaagcattttaaataattaaataagatttgtttaattcctttttattctttttttattattttcagtgttcctaaatgcaataattacattaattaaactattttctgatgtttttgcaGATCATTTGTACTGTTATaaagtgtcatgaaaataagtataaaatgtgatcctttttttttaaaacagaaagaatTGAGTGAGAGCAATAAGTGGAAAAGAGAGGACACGGAAATATAGACAGAAAATTAACAGGGATCCACCAGAAGGGAGGAGATCCTAAGAGAGTGATGCTGAGAGAAAATAGAATCAAAATTATGCCTTAAAAAGAGTAGccatatagttaaaaaaaaaaaaatcattcacatCTTAATGAGTTTAGTTTGAATATCAATCATATTTAGCTGTGCCACACATGCAGCGGGGGGCTAGAAGAGTTTCAGTAACATACTGATTGACTAGAgactaaattatttttagttttctttaaaaaaacatgttgctattgtttgtattaaaataaaactttctttctccttttacatgttcaaaattaaatagaaatactttaataactaccatttctgtcctttagtgtgacgtaatgtcctatggtgtgacacacataaaagaaccacagatttgtttttatctcaaaacatcttaaaaaaaaaaaaaacagttaagtTTTTGTTGCAATAGAGGAGATATAATCATCACTCATCTGAAAATGatataattttcagcagttttgaaCGGATGGCAGCAAAGTTTGTCTTGTtgtcaaagtttgtcttgaaatTGTCCAACAAttcatggggaaaaaaatatgttaattaaGTCTCTAACAATTAAGATAAATCTCTCtcatgctatatatatatttttttttctttatatttgctaagtcacaccataggacaaacTTATGGTacagttcagtaaaaatgtacaaaaagaaacaaacaaaaaaaaccaatGAAAGAATTGATGAGGTTAGTGACCCTTTATATTTCCTCAAATATCAGACTTCAcactataaatatatgcatttccTCTTCAAAAATGGTCTTTTTCGAAATAAGCATTTTTTACTGtctatttgtcaactacccatgtatatatatattttttcactatatatatatatatatatatatatatatatatactgtatatatatatacacacataccgtatagaataaaaaatgaaaatgatagcAAAAAAAGATTGCTTTTTTGAAGGATAACCTGACAGTAGCCTAattattactgtatattttgcCGTAAGTTGTTTGTACCTTTGGAAGATTTTGAAGTAGCTTTCACTAGGCTGCACGGCACGCACAGCAGAAGATCTGCAACTCTGTTAAAATCTGTTCATTTTGTTGATTCCTATTACATAATATAATGGCTCACCCTTTTCTCTGCTTCACTCTTTTAGAACTTCAAAACCTGCAAAACATCCTGCACTGATGCTTATTAGGGAAATAACATGGTATGACTGAAGCTTACCGTGGTACACATACCTTTATCATCCCCTCATCAGCTCTCTGTATGACAGATTGTGTTTTCATGCTCATTCGCTCAGCGGCTGTCAGGCTTCCTGCCCGATATTCTTTTAACGCATTTCTCGGAGGGGTGGGGGAAGATGTGTGGCTTTAATTATCATCTCTCGTTATTGTCACTGTCGCCATCCTCATCACAGTCCTTGCCAATTTGTTGTGGAGGAGCACAGATTGCATTTAAGTAGTCCAAAATAATACCCTCTCAAGTGTATCCAGGAATAGGTCTTGTTTTCTGAAGTGCTGTTATTTCCATtccacttcctctctgtctctcctgATGTGTTCTAGGCCAGTTTTGTACATGGACGACATCAACTCAGTAGTAAGAATTCAAAAGGGAAATGGATTTTCCTCCTTTTAAATCCCCTTTTAAGCTGCTTACTTTCGTTTGGGATTCAAAGTTTTCTCAAGTCTGGTTCAAAGCTATTCACTTAGTGAAGTTCCATGAAagagttttgtatttgtaaaGTTATAGTAGTGtatcagtaggaaatatcagtttacatttccaaacattcctTTTGCTATTAAGTGTAATAATCCAGATTTTGCCTGCCAACaaccagtgctccacacagagatctgatctcaccatcatccagtctgtctggaatgacacaCGGAAACAGAAAagactgagacagactaaatccagcaGAACTGTGACGACTCAAAGACACTTGAGGAAACCTTCCTACAAAGCTAACTGAAAAATTATGCACAAG
The Onychostoma macrolepis isolate SWU-2019 chromosome 11, ASM1243209v1, whole genome shotgun sequence genome window above contains:
- the slc8a1a gene encoding sodium/calcium exchanger 1a isoform X3 produces the protein MGQSGTSSCFSLALKLSIFLLVFSFELTPATAGSSKSSLDVDTSPNENSSHETCGGSFECKEGVILPIWTPENPSFGDKLARATVYFVGLFYMFLGVSIVADRFMASIEVITSQEKEITIKKPNGETTTTTVRIWNETVSNLTLMALGSSAPEILLSVVEVCGHNFNAGELGPNTIVGSAAFNMFVIIGLCVSVIPEGEHRKVKHLRVFFVTATWSIFAYTWLYLILAVISPGIVEVWEGLLTLFFFPICVIFAWVADRRLLFYKYVYKRYRVGKQRGIIIETEGEPEHQSKADIEMDGGMLNSHGEEFFDGMVDTEDKDTDEDEGRREMARILKEMKQKHPEKEMEQLVELANYHVLSQQQKSRAFYRCQATRLMTGAGNILKKHAADQARKALGNHELRSEVSDNDISSKIFFDPGTYQCLENCGTVALNVVRRGGDLTTTVSVEYRTEDGTANAGSDYQFTEGVIVFKPGETEKEIRVDIIDDDIFEEDEHFLVHLSNVKVISEGTDNGNAGANHVDTLASLGLPSTAIVTIFDDDHAGIFTFEEPVVHISESIGMMEVKVARTSGARGVVVIPYKTIEGTAKGGGEDFEDTHGVLEFQNDEISKTIQINVIDDEEYEKNKNFFLEIGEPQLVEMSERKAMLLHECGGFVKTEDGEEETLTKKEKDERRIAEMGRPTLGEHVKLEVIIEESYEFKSTVDKLIKKTNLALLVGTNSWRDQFVEAITVSSGEDDDECGEEKMPSCFDYVMHFLTVFWKVLFAFVPPTDYWNGWACFIVSIVMIGVLTAFIGDLASHFGCTIGLKDSVTAVVFVALGTSVPDTFASKVSATQDQYADASIGNVTGSNAVNVFLGIGVAWSIAAIFHQSQGEYFRVDPGTLAFSVTLFTIFAFICIAVLMYRRRPEIGGELGGPQTPKILTTTLFFSLWLMYIILSSMEAYCIIKGF
- the slc8a1a gene encoding sodium/calcium exchanger 1a isoform X2, which gives rise to MGQSGTSSCFSLALKLSIFLLVFSFELTPATAGSSKSSLDVDTSPNENSSHETCGGSFECKEGVILPIWTPENPSFGDKLARATVYFVGLFYMFLGVSIVADRFMASIEVITSQEKEITIKKPNGETTTTTVRIWNETVSNLTLMALGSSAPEILLSVVEVCGHNFNAGELGPNTIVGSAAFNMFVIIGLCVSVIPEGEHRKVKHLRVFFVTATWSIFAYTWLYLILAVISPGIVEVWEGLLTLFFFPICVIFAWVADRRLLFYKYVYKRYRVGKQRGIIIETEGEPEHQSKADIEMDGGMLNSHGEEFFDGMVDTEDKDTDEDEGRREMARILKEMKQKHPEKEMEQLVELANYHVLSQQQKSRAFYRCQATRLMTGAGNILKKHAADQARKALGNHELRSEVSDNDISSKIFFDPGTYQCLENCGTVALNVVRRGGDLTTTVSVEYRTEDGTANAGSDYQFTEGVIVFKPGETEKEIRVDIIDDDIFEEDEHFLVHLSNVKVISEGTDNGNAGANHVDTLASLGLPSTAIVTIFDDDHAGIFTFEEPVVHISESIGMMEVKVARTSGARGVVVIPYKTIEGTAKGGGEDFEDTHGVLEFQNDEISKTIQINVIDDEEYEKNKNFFLEIGEPQLVEMSERKAMLLHECGGFVKTGGDVYRKVQGRDKPIPSTIISITEDGEEETLTKKEKDERRIAEMGRPTLGEHVKLEVIIEESYEFKSTVDKLIKKTNLALLVGTNSWRDQFVEAITVSSGEDDDECGEEKMPSCFDYVMHFLTVFWKVLFAFVPPTDYWNGWACFIVSIVMIGVLTAFIGDLASHFGCTIGLKDSVTAVVFVALGTSVPDTFASKVSATQDQYADASIGNVTGSNAVNVFLGIGVAWSIAAIFHQSQGEYFRVDPGTLAFSVTLFTIFAFICIAVLMYRRRPEIGGELGGPQTPKILTTTLFFSLWLMYIILSSMEAYCIIKGF
- the slc8a1a gene encoding sodium/calcium exchanger 1a isoform X1 translates to MGQSGTSSCFSLALKLSIFLLVFSFELTPATAGSSKSSLDVDTSPNENSSHETCGGSFECKEGVILPIWTPENPSFGDKLARATVYFVGLFYMFLGVSIVADRFMASIEVITSQEKEITIKKPNGETTTTTVRIWNETVSNLTLMALGSSAPEILLSVVEVCGHNFNAGELGPNTIVGSAAFNMFVIIGLCVSVIPEGEHRKVKHLRVFFVTATWSIFAYTWLYLILAVISPGIVEVWEGLLTLFFFPICVIFAWVADRRLLFYKYVYKRYRVGKQRGIIIETEGEPEHQSKADIEMDGGMLNSHGEEFFDGMVDTEDKDTDEDEGRREMARILKEMKQKHPEKEMEQLVELANYHVLSQQQKSRAFYRCQATRLMTGAGNILKKHAADQARKALGNHELRSEVSDNDISSKIFFDPGTYQCLENCGTVALNVVRRGGDLTTTVSVEYRTEDGTANAGSDYQFTEGVIVFKPGETEKEIRVDIIDDDIFEEDEHFLVHLSNVKVISEGTDNGNAGANHVDTLASLGLPSTAIVTIFDDDHAGIFTFEEPVVHISESIGMMEVKVARTSGARGVVVIPYKTIEGTAKGGGEDFEDTHGVLEFQNDEISKTIQINVIDDEEYEKNKNFFLEIGEPQLVEMSERKAMLLHECGGFVKTDKKLYGGDVYRKVQGRDKPIPSTIISITEDGEEETLTKKEKDERRIAEMGRPTLGEHVKLEVIIEESYEFKSTVDKLIKKTNLALLVGTNSWRDQFVEAITVSSGEDDDECGEEKMPSCFDYVMHFLTVFWKVLFAFVPPTDYWNGWACFIVSIVMIGVLTAFIGDLASHFGCTIGLKDSVTAVVFVALGTSVPDTFASKVSATQDQYADASIGNVTGSNAVNVFLGIGVAWSIAAIFHQSQGEYFRVDPGTLAFSVTLFTIFAFICIAVLMYRRRPEIGGELGGPQTPKILTTTLFFSLWLMYIILSSMEAYCIIKGF